ttgtaattcctaAAAACCAAATTTTGTCCTTTCTGGTATTTAAGCATGATGATTTTAAAAAGTGTCTAATAAATGGAACTGCAGTTatcaaaccttttttaaatttgtatccatGTATAAACTGGTTTTaagcctaaattttttaaaaatgactatctctcatttatttattttatatttttatcactagGGTATGTAAGTGGGAACAGAAAGaacattatatttgttttaatttttacaaaaaaaaaattagagctgTAAAAAAGGGCTTTATAACAACAGTGGTTTCATCTTATAATTCAATCTTGAAGAATTTGTTTTCATGCTCAAAACGAAATTGGTAAAGaacaaacaaatttgttaaattttaagtagataaaatatttaaaattaaaatttgcatactTCTTTTGGATCCATGTTGAACATTTAGAAGGAATATGTTAATTGTAAACaatgacatattttttatctaaaattatactgtaagtaataatactaaaaaaatcactttaagaaaaattttaaaaattcaccataGTTTACATCCTGCTGTAACTTTCTAACTTTGTAGTAAATACAAAcataccaaatttcatgaaaaaaaatcagctcTTACCTGACAAAAAAGGTGAGCACTGTAAGCAGGCtacatttgaaaatatacaaGCAGTTAAACAAGAATTTTTGATTGTTAATAAATGACTGAACCTGTCTAAATGGTTGACTTGCACacaagttttagaataaaaaaataaattcaatttcttcTCTTAATCAtatacttatttcattatatggTCGAGAAAGCATGTTTGCTGTATGGTTTTcatcttttatatgttttttttataaaaaggtacttacgtattaacgccaccgcagctacagctgctgtttaggttatgttgacttcgtgtactgacaaatcgtacgtatatcaaaataacctaactaaatacaTCCTACGCTTGCAAATACCTCAGTAATTATTTTGGtgagaaatttgtatttttttctttttttcaactttttacttgTTGAATTGATTCACTACAGATTTTACATAGGAATATGCAAATGCAATCTTTGCAACACATgtaaaataccatgcctgactggaaatCCAACCTGGGGCTTCTGGATGTAACCCTACCAGATTCAAtgcaaaaatttatcaattaggaataataaaattatttacatcaaacaaaaactaCTTAGAATGTAACTTCTTtaacttttatctaaaaacaaattaattacagaaaaaaattaaaatgttaaaatttaacagaatttccAGCAAAAACAATAGACAATAACAGTaatcttttaacatttcttaaaatcATTTTGGTGGGAAGGTGTAAGGACTACTTAAGGTGAAGACAGAAAGATGTCACTTCAATAATactgtatacataaataataaaacaaacatgctgaaaaattttcagcatattttttatttatgcactgAGATAGAGAAAATGCGGTTCTTCATTAAAACGAATCAAATGTTctttatatctttattacacaaaataatataacaaatataatttcaatataataaaatatatgacatgTATAACTATACtggtacaaataaattatatttcattatatataccACAGTAATAATAACAGATATACATTTGTGCTGTGACATTTCTTTACacgaatatttttaaagatttattcagTATatggttaaaacaaaatataaatttatgtaatggtAAAACACAGAATTATATGTTATGTGATAAGACTAGGCATCTTAATGGGCATTCAGTGCATAAGCTACTTTGCCATTAAAACATTTAGAAGTGATATTCTGAGTGACATTTATGGTATCTTgagatttacataataaaaacatttaaattgacCTATTCATACAATACCAATTAAAACAGATGACAAACTCGGAAAAATAGTCAAACAGCAAAGTAGAATACTTAAAACGATGAATTCTATGAATGACTTTCAGTATTACATATAATAACACACAGGACTTCATTTTCACTACTCTTTCAGGTTGAATTAACACTGTAGATAACACCACTTTCCAACATATTCAATCTCGACATGAACtgtttggaaaataattaataaaaatgatgtagGTTATTAtagacaatattttttcatacatttaaaagAGATTTTTCTGATTTAGAGTAATTTATTCTTCATGGCTGTATAACGTTCCATATATTTATCATAACCCTCTAAATCCATGAAcgatttcatttcaaataaatttccatCAACAGTTAGTGATGAAATGTGGGATTCCTTCAAAAGTCTGATGGGAACAGCAGTCAACTGTAAGCAATTTTCTTCCATTCTCAATGTCTTTAACCGAGGGCAGTCAGCAATATCTTCAGCCAATACAGAAATCTGATTCTGGTTTAAATTAAGCTCGGTTACATTTAATGTTCCAACTCCTTTTGGTActtccgttattttatttttagataaatcaaCAACATCTAAATGTTTTAAACCACACAGCATTAAAGGAAATTCTTTTATCAAATTATCACTTAAATAAACCTGTTTCAATTTACTTAACTGTGAAACTGATGAAGGAATTATTGTTAATCTATTTCCAACAGCCGATAAAGTTTCCAATTTGATTAGGTCACCCAATTCATCAGGAAGagatattaatctatttttattcacAGTTAACGACTTTAAATGAAGAAACAGGCCTATATCAGATGGCAATTCCACAAACTTATTTTCTGATAAATCAAGAGTTCGTAAAACACTATGCAACTGTTTTAATCCGGCaggaaattcatttattttactttttgataagTTTAATACGCCCGTTTTAGCAGCAGTTTCATAATGGTGTTTAAGAGCGCTGTTGCCCATATTCAGCAACTattaactactataaaaaaaaactacaaattgtAACCCAATTTAAAAAGCTGCGACTTAAGGAATAAGTCACATAACAATGCACTAATAGtgggatttattaaaataattaactcgcttcctaataattacaaaaacattaactATAACTGTCTTTTTAAAACCATTAACTGATATTAACGCAATTtttcataatgataaaaatgtacataataaacaaaataacagcaCTTCAGCAATTAATTCGTAACAATCAGCTGTTAGAATCACAGACTACATACAGCGAACTTGTAATATTTTACCCACCacaattttaatcaatataaaacaGGTTAGAAATtaccactgatctctatataactgggtAGGGGATCACAAtggaattgataaaattttaggtaTAAACTAGCGCCACTAAATGAATTCTAGAAccggtagaactaaataaaatgaaacggctCATGCGCAGAGATAGATaaggataaaatttcattttaaaccgATATAGTAGAAATATTGTGATTTTctattttgaacactgatctctatataaattttctacaactgtccttaaatttttacttgtgtTGCGAAAATTACCGTTGTGTTGGTTATCttcttgagtaaaataaacatccctaccATCAAGTTTATAGTCGCGCAATCGTACAATGGTATATTTAGTTCAGCATCTAAATCTGCGGCGCTGAGGTATGATTCAACATTGAACACTTGTATTTTACGTCAGAAGAATGCCATATCCAGTTATATGGAGATCAGTGAAAATTACATAGTTGATAATGTAGATTATTAAAACAAAGTGTATTTAAAACACTGTTAGATCCATAGGGATagtgttaagaaaaataatcgagcatttttttaattaatgaaaaaaaatatatatatatatatttaagaaaattgaacctttttataaatttaatattaaaaaaaaaattaggctgtaactaaatttatcattacatttatttttaatgtcaaaaatataaaCCAATTTATAACAAATGTAAGGGACTAGTAGATGATTATTAATATCTCAGTGGCGGACTTTAAAACACGTCTGTTTGTTTGTCAACGGTATGATTAGTACGTAATCTCTCGACTTAagttgtttacatttttgtaactttataatCACAATGAATATTTCTCACTTCtgtctagttttatttattttatgcattcaAAGCAAAGCTTATGAGGCAGATAAATCACCCTCGAAGAAAAAGATACAAATTGGTATAAAAAAGAGGGTAGATTGTTCTGTGAGTTCTCGATCTAAAAAGGGAGATTTTCTTCATATGCATTATGTTGTGAGTAATTTATTAGATTGATAATTACTTCTAATAACATAGGACCTAGATGCCGGTATTGTAACCTAAAAATTAGCGTAGTTTAGAGAGTTCGTGTactaagttacttatttttctgtGGTTTCTGCGCTGCATATGCATAAAAATTGTTCTATCTTTGTGttagattatttaagtaatagttCTGACGGATTTTACAtagtttaaatatgttaaaagtagTTTATTCAACTCTTCTCCAACCCTGGACAATTCGTCAACGTGCGTCGCTATTCTTGTTTatcccaaattttattttttttttaacatcgtttatttgaaatattctcATATGTTGTCTATTTTCTAGTGATTTGCTATGAACAGATACTagaaaacgtaataaatttattcaactggaaataaaattttcagtaagttgtatgttaaaaatagtggaaaaatccctaaaattaataaatgttaagtttgtattaatttcatttataaataatgttttggatGTAGTTATCcaagttttgttttatgtaccggttttatttttgtaattgctaATAAGGCAGCAGAGAGCGTGGAAGGTCCTACAATATAATGACATTATTCCAAATTGATCATTGTTAATTGGGGCTATTACAACTGCaggaatatttttacaatgtttgaGTTAACAATAAGTATATGTGCAGACAGTTTGCCAATATACAGTTTACAGTCTTTCTGGTTAATTATTTTACAGGGAACATTAGAAGATGGAACTGAATTTGACAGTAGTATCAGACGAAAGGAACCTTTAACGTTTACTTTGGGATCTGGTCAAGTAATTAAAGGCTGGGATCAAGGTTTGATTGGGTGAGttaggaatatttaaaatttttacttaatttattaaggcaaaattttgaaatattttattttagtatgatattaccattattttatagtttgtaGGCTTACTGTTGACACCTCAGAATTTGGTGGTCAGGACATCGAGTTTACACCAGTGGTACATGGTGTTATCAGCAGAGATGCTTGAATTTTCAATGTTaccaagtttttattataataaaaactatatttagtttTCGAATTCTAATGGAAAACtggtttatgtttgttttaataaaataccaagaatagcaatttattatttcatagacGTGTACAATTCATTAGAAAACTTCGagatactatttttaattttatttaatgaacttaTTTCTAGCAAATTGTTAATCTTGCTCAATTAACTGTgtagttttgtttgtatttgaaaattatgtcTGAAGACACATCTACTATGtatgtaattacatttatatatatttaaagaaaattacaatctGCATCAAACTGTTAGTTGTAGTTTCTATCAATAGacctatttaaataattcattattaaaaattaccattgTAGTCTGAATTGATGACACAGCCATAACTACTAATCTTGCATCAGCAAAAAATGCACTGTTGATGCAGTCAATATTGCTGTTTTACTATGGAAAATATTGTGAGTACCACTGTATGTTgatctataaacatttttatctttcctttcaattaatttttaaaaatttgctttctTTTCAATGCATTgcaatttgaagtaaataaaagttaattcacAAACAATATTAGCTTAATTGATGTACAAGAAACATAATTCTGATGATAGTAAGTTATATTATATCATCTAATATATATGATTAGATGATGGTAATCAGATTTTGCCAAGTGTACCTGGCAAAATCAAGtagtaaacagttttaaaagGCAGTTTTAGGAGAACCAaatttgaaatgataaattaaatgtgtatgaagttttttaattttttcctgtgtATGTTGCAAACTGTTCATCTAGTGAACTATAAGCAACCCCTACCTCctggtccaatgagatgaggatgatgataTGCATGACGTGTAAGTGAGCTGTAGTCTTATttagattcaggccgaccatccccgagatatgtggttaattaaaaatgtatatgataaCAGTACAGTATCTATCTTCCCTCGATAAAGTGGCTCCTTCAGAATTCTTGTTTGTCcattatttctcatttaatgattttattatatttattctaattttcagaAACGCAAAATATTAATTgctataattgttaatattagattttaattgcatctaatatattcttttttcttaaatttggtACTTATTATTACCGTATCAGTTTTAAATTGCTCTATTGCAAATGTGTGAGATaataacaagttaaaataaatggtcaaattaactaaataaaataataacttttaagtatAGCTTGTAAATCTGTTATAAAtgacgaaaaatattttataaattaaaataattttagtgtctagtataaaataacaaaacataatatgtttaaaaaataaacaatatgtgaaatgtgtgtttctaacataagtGACTGTATGTCATTTTATATGCTATCTGTCTTTCTTGTACAGTGTAAACAGATTCTGTATTTCAcctgtttaaatgtttttattttattgagttatacatatagtattaatgtattatatagcATTTTATAAGTACCCTTTgttattcactttaaaaaaatctttttaacaaatcaaatttttgcaATGACTTACtaaaacaaattgtataatttctttttcaacttactttaaaaagtattttcagttGTCTTTATAACCATttagttcattttctttttttttcaaaaatctgatATTCACTGTGTTGtaaaagtttaaactttaaattgTCATTGCCAACCATCGTAGACAAgaacatagaaaaaaatctatGATTTTTACTCTCAAGTAAAAATCTTAACAAACGTTGGAGGTACTGGAACATCCCCCCCCCCCTACAGCCCAGATCTTGCTCCCTCTTGACATTTATCTGTTTGGGCTGCCCAAGGATGCTTTGTAAGGTCATTGATTTTTCACAAACATATAAGTGCATGAAGTGGTGCAATGGCTTTGTGACCAACTGAAAACCTTCTTGGAAGGAATATAGAAGCTTGACCGCTAGACTAAGTGCATTGACAAGGGAggtgactatgtagaaaagtaaTGTACATGTTGAACTCTacctttgtataaataaattatggaacAAAAAGTGTTGATAATTTTTCACTTGccctcgtatatatttttttcagaatgtgtGAAGGAGAGAAACGTAAACTTGTTATTCCACCAGAATTGGGATATGGTTCAAGAGGTGCACCACCTAAAATACCCAGTGATTCGACTTTAATATTTGAAGTGGAACTTGTAAAAATAGAGAGAAGAGATGaactataatattgataaatattgtatgcatttttttatttataccatttagtGTTAGTGTTTTATCCTtcaaaaatctcaattttaatgtTGACTAATAGATTTTATCATGTATGTATAatagttaaacatttatttcaaaaagagataatgttttttatttcatataccactacattttcctatttatttgtttaaagagctaactgcaacaaaaaataacatttattgctcataaaataaaaagtggcaaagtattgcatgactttcctggTTTCACTGGATAGTTTTTGCAATTCAGACATTAATGATATGGCTTTTATCTTGTATATAATgctgaaagtttgtttgttctGGCATCATATGAGAAGTAACCGATTAATTGCTTTCAAACTTGCAGGATATAATTGTGCTATCCCAGGTGAGGTTTTAGCCACAGACTAAAGCTGTACTTCCTGTGGGagtaaagttgtaaattaaagatattcattaaagaaaaaaattaacaaaaataagtttaaatttttcatcatcaaaggTGTGGGTACTTTAGTTACTACTTTTCTGTCTTTTTATAGTTTGTtattcaggtttctataaagtctgaatactttaattgttatccAGGAGGCAGAACCCTCTGCCTAGATGGAAATGGTAAGTGAAGTGAGGTCTGGGGTTCATCTGGGTCCTAGAgatccagggggcagagccctgactggctagtttttattataaaatgagttcatctttttataagataattacaaaaatgtgtgAACACAATTAGAAAACCTTTTCGGTAACCAAATTTTTCAATGTTCTTAATAAGGTATTTATAacgtgaaatataaaattaaaaaaattatacttttaacaaaaataaaatacccaaacatataaaaataatttttttattacttttcaaattttgtttgtttgttgtaatatgaaattaaagctttaaaataaacaaatactttaattctttttatgtttattgctaacttttaaacatttataaatatcatgaaaTCTAGAACTTGAAACTTTGTTGATTATTTAACTTTGTGactatcgataaataaataaaaactgtaaaggtagaatttattattacaatttaatacaaaatataataaaaatcacgtcattataaaacttaagaaatttttttataagcataaaaaatactcttaagtgcaataaaaatataaaaaataatctttttaaataaaaattaatagagttAGAGCCaagaaacagaatatatatatatatagaggcggggaataaattttatgaaaacatttctaaaaatattcatatatataggTAAAGCTTAACAAATGtttataagtaaagttttctcttaatCCAGCACCTTCTTCagtaaagactaaaataaaaaaaataaaattttcaaaagacttttcagcattttaagtatgggattataattttaaaaaaatcttagacATTGCTTGATAGCTTTATGTATGAAGtgtaaatcttcaaaaaaattaaaaataatatttaaactaaagggagatagagcaaaataacatatatttcaatttgaagagggggaggttgatttttgaaagaaacttttttggattatttatatatacattgcaggtaacaaattttattaaaaacattttctttaaaatgcctctgaagaaaatcaaaatttatgtttttgtggtATGTCACCAcctcctttttttcattaattaagtaacagtacaaggtgaaaagataaagatgctacgatttgctgatgatatagtaattctagccgagagtaaaacggatttagaagaaacaatgaacggcatagatgaagtcctacgcaagaactatcgcatgaaaataaataagaacaaaacaaaagtaatgaaatgtagtagaaataacaaagatggaccactgaatgtgaaaataggaggagaaaagattatggagatagaagaattttgttatttgggaggtagaattactaaagatggacaaagcaggagcgatataaaatggcgaatagcacaagcgaaacgagccttcagtaagaaatataatttgtttacatcaaaaattaatttaaatgtcaggaaaagatttttgaaagtgtgtttggagtgtcgctttatatggaagtgaaacttggacaatctgagaagaaaagattagaagcttttgaaatgtggtgctataggagaatgttaaaaatcagatgggtggataaagtgacaaatgaagaggtattgcggcaaatagatgaagaaagaagcatttggaaaaatatagttaaaagaagagacagacttataggccacatactaaggcatcctggaatagtcgctttaatattggaaggacaggtagaagggaaaaattgtgtaggcagggcatgtttggaatatgtaaaacaaattgttagggatgtaggatgtagagggtatactgaaatgaaacgactagcactagatagggaatcttggagagctgcatcaaacgactgaagaaaaaaaaaattaacatttgtaggtTACAATGAAAAActcgtaaaattattatatcagattacttaattatatttgttacacactgtatctttttcaataaaaattttaaaatgtgcaCGTTCTACTTTATGTCAACGGAACCTTAACAGAGCTAATGAATTCTTTGGTAATAAAGATTGACATATATGACaaaaagatttattgttaaagtgaaattttttacttttttctggtaGAAATAAGTTTCTTAAAAACTGTTATCATTTATATTGACTTCACTGaattatagtaaacaattatCATCTGGTTCATATTCATTTGTTACTTGTTATTTCTTATTCaaacaaagtttttttctaaCACTGCATTTTCCACCATTTTACATATGTAGCAGCATACATTCATAATGCAGCAGTTTTTctgcactttttatttatttttacatcatataaaaacttaatttcaacaTGTTCCTTTTTATATAAATCGATTGGttagtgaataataataaacttaaattaaaaatcatccaTTTTGATAATTATTCCAAGGCAAAATCCTCTAATCAGGAGATTCTGTTTAGTTTATGTAACATATTTAAGAAGAAAAGGCTATGCTAaatgatgtttaaataaatcaaaagatacAGATAGtggaaaagataaatataaaaataaatcttttcaatttCCTAATTTTCATGTATTATCTACTGATTACAActcttaaatagttaaaattcaaatttagttgtatttttattagtttataaactaatcctgaatttttttataaaagaaaataactttttaaaaataattttagtaaattaatcgttaattaataatggcttataataattttcatggcTACTCACAGAATCAAGGTTTTACATTCTCAGAGAATgtagctagaataactatattaaatgagaaattattgataatataaaaaaattggggttttaataaatctttatattttaggtTCCAAATAGTTGATctaga
This DNA window, taken from Lycorma delicatula isolate Av1 chromosome 7, ASM4794821v1, whole genome shotgun sequence, encodes the following:
- the LOC142327358 gene encoding peptidyl-prolyl cis-trans isomerase FKBP2, translating into MNISHFCLVLFILCIQSKAYEADKSPSKKKIQIGIKKRVDCSVSSRSKKGDFLHMHYVGTLEDGTEFDSSIRRKEPLTFTLGSGQVIKGWDQGLIGMCEGEKRKLVIPPELGYGSRGAPPKIPSDSTLIFEVELVKIERRDEL
- the LOC142327627 gene encoding leucine-rich repeat-containing protein 57; amino-acid sequence: MGNSALKHHYETAAKTGVLNLSKSKINEFPAGLKQLHSVLRTLDLSENKFVELPSDIGLFLHLKSLTVNKNRLISLPDELGDLIKLETLSAVGNRLTIIPSSVSQLSKLKQVYLSDNLIKEFPLMLCGLKHLDVVDLSKNKITEVPKGVGTLNVTELNLNQNQISVLAEDIADCPRLKTLRMEENCLQLTAVPIRLLKESHISSLTVDGNLFEMKSFMDLEGYDKYMERYTAMKNKLL